One window from the genome of Rhodopirellula halodulae encodes:
- a CDS encoding FG-GAP repeat domain-containing protein, with protein sequence MLSSLSPSDVHGEDSPKLVPLEYNHPGLEVDLGVGLWAYPLPMDYDGDGDLDLVVGCPDKPSNGTYLFENPTQDASVKKPVFKSPVRIGRGFHNMMASQVNGRTRVVIPGKYFEQNPATGKFDFDEPQNIAAPAKPLNEPGARIRGNMWRYVDYDGDGDHDLIAGVGDWSDLGWDHAYDEQGRWQNGPLHGYLFLMRNSGDDASPKFEAPRQLNGGEEPIDVYGWPCASLVDFDGDEDLDIIVGNFLDYFTYFENVGTRKDPNYAKGEVLLDEEGQRLTMHLQMITPTAIDWDQDGDADLIVGDEDGRVALIENTGELRDGKPVFRKPSYFRQQADTLKFGALATPYISDWDQDGDDDIVCGNTAGNIGWFENLGDGENGLPKWAAPVLLEVRKQDGSTEPFRVLAGDNGSIQGPCEAKWGYTTLSLADVDGDGDDDIVYNSILSEVGVLRNDSGTLVEQDLSSSPIESPPAWYEWKPSTHGSLTQWRTTPVALDFDEDGSLDLVLMDQEGYLTLRRSFGKAERIFVDEDGYPIRLTSGTAGRSGRVKVAVADWDNDGRTDVLINSENVTWYRNVADQDEHVVLKRIGNLARRNVAGHTASPAVCDFNRDGKLDLIVGSENGRIYHIHHDDCISFEPDQLAGNVRFDRAKPAKVDPQEPIPADAMTYRSSRGNIAAWIERRGDSGKPDLIRYRYHDGMKWSGPITVLWGAPSRSSVAYFDVRFSSESKDDEIVLQFNVAMDYEKREVTMVSYDRGRTFRQPE encoded by the coding sequence ATGACGGTGATGGTGACTTGGATCTGGTTGTTGGCTGCCCGGACAAACCTTCCAACGGCACTTACCTGTTCGAGAATCCGACTCAAGATGCCTCAGTGAAGAAACCCGTTTTCAAATCGCCCGTGCGAATTGGCCGGGGATTTCACAACATGATGGCCAGCCAAGTGAATGGCCGAACAAGGGTCGTGATTCCCGGAAAGTACTTTGAGCAAAATCCAGCGACCGGCAAGTTTGATTTTGATGAGCCGCAAAACATCGCCGCTCCGGCCAAACCGCTGAACGAACCGGGGGCTCGGATTCGCGGCAACATGTGGCGGTACGTCGACTATGACGGCGATGGCGATCACGATTTGATTGCCGGGGTAGGGGATTGGTCCGATTTGGGATGGGACCACGCCTATGACGAGCAAGGCCGATGGCAAAATGGGCCGCTGCATGGCTATCTGTTCTTGATGCGCAATTCAGGCGATGACGCATCACCGAAGTTCGAAGCTCCCCGACAATTGAACGGCGGTGAAGAGCCAATCGATGTTTATGGTTGGCCCTGTGCCAGCTTGGTGGACTTCGACGGCGACGAAGATTTGGACATCATCGTCGGGAACTTTTTGGATTACTTCACCTACTTCGAGAACGTCGGGACTCGGAAAGACCCAAACTATGCCAAAGGCGAAGTGTTGTTGGACGAGGAAGGGCAACGTTTGACGATGCACTTGCAGATGATCACCCCAACCGCAATCGATTGGGATCAGGACGGGGACGCGGACTTGATTGTTGGGGACGAAGACGGACGCGTCGCGTTGATCGAAAACACAGGCGAGCTTCGCGATGGAAAGCCGGTCTTTCGCAAGCCAAGCTACTTCCGACAGCAGGCGGACACTCTGAAGTTTGGTGCACTGGCAACGCCTTACATCTCTGATTGGGATCAGGACGGAGATGACGACATCGTTTGTGGCAACACCGCCGGGAACATTGGATGGTTTGAAAATCTTGGTGACGGTGAAAATGGTTTGCCGAAGTGGGCGGCGCCCGTTCTGCTGGAGGTCCGCAAGCAAGACGGATCAACGGAGCCCTTCCGAGTTTTGGCTGGCGACAATGGGTCCATCCAAGGGCCTTGCGAAGCCAAATGGGGCTACACCACCTTGAGTTTGGCAGATGTCGATGGGGATGGAGACGACGACATTGTTTACAACTCCATCCTTTCAGAGGTTGGTGTTCTTCGAAACGACTCAGGGACCCTTGTCGAGCAAGACCTTTCCTCCAGTCCCATCGAATCACCGCCGGCATGGTACGAATGGAAACCGTCCACCCACGGTTCGTTGACTCAGTGGCGAACGACGCCTGTCGCACTGGATTTTGATGAGGACGGTAGTTTGGATTTGGTGCTGATGGACCAAGAAGGTTATCTGACGCTGCGTCGATCATTTGGGAAAGCCGAACGAATCTTCGTCGATGAAGACGGCTATCCCATTCGATTGACATCCGGCACCGCGGGACGATCGGGGCGAGTGAAGGTTGCCGTTGCGGATTGGGACAATGATGGACGCACCGACGTGTTGATCAACTCCGAGAATGTCACCTGGTATCGCAATGTGGCGGATCAAGACGAACATGTTGTTCTCAAACGCATCGGCAATCTGGCTCGTCGAAACGTGGCCGGGCACACCGCCAGCCCAGCCGTTTGCGATTTCAATCGAGACGGCAAGTTGGATTTGATTGTTGGAAGTGAGAATGGACGGATCTATCACATTCACCACGACGACTGCATTTCGTTCGAGCCGGATCAGTTGGCCGGAAACGTCCGGTTTGATCGAGCGAAGCCGGCCAAGGTGGACCCGCAAGAACCAATTCCAGCGGATGCGATGACCTATCGTTCGTCGCGCGGGAACATTGCGGCGTGGATTGAACGCCGTGGCGATTCTGGGAAGCCCGATTTGATTCGGTACCGATATCACGATGGCATGAAATGGTCCGGTCCGATCACTGTCCTGTGGGGAGCACCCAGTCGATCGTCGGTCGCCTATTTCGACGTGAGGTTCAGCAGCGAAAGCAAAGACGATGAAATTGTTTTGCAGTTCAACGTTGCGATGGATTATGAAAAACGTGAGGTCACGATGGTCAGTTACGATCGTGGGCGAACCTTCCGACAACCTGAGTGA
- a CDS encoding ribulokinase, translating into MSRIALGLDFGTESVRAILVDAEGNELASKVDAFRHGQILECLPGGKETLPPRTALQCPADWLESASVATRDAVESAGITPEEVVGVGVDFTSCTMLPTKIDGTPLCELDEFQARPMAWPKLWKHHGALTQAERMTELARERGESFLTRYGGTIGLEWFFPKMLETIETDPDVAEATDVWLEAGDWFVWQLVGVEAASLTRSTCQAGYKAMWSADEGYPSQEYLAAVHPRLAEAVANRMPGQMRSPGERAGNLCQAMASKLGLPEGIPVSTAIIDAHSGVPGVGAAETGTLVMVLGTSSCHMLNATNMVDIPGVAGVVNGGILPGLYGYETGQAAVGDSFAWLLKLLNLDSFDQLADDALQLPPGADGVTCLDWLNGCRTPLMDGNVRGAFTGLGMNHGPAHLYLAMMEASAFGVRWIIELLRNGGESNDAGEGVAVDQLIATGGLPHHNRAFVEVYADVLGMPIEIHPSTQGPAVGAAVLGMVAAGSEVTGFTNIADAARSMAAVPEAKRDLVLPRPERVQAYHELYQRYRRLAKAVSENQI; encoded by the coding sequence ATGTCTCGCATCGCTCTTGGATTGGACTTTGGAACGGAGTCCGTTCGTGCCATTTTGGTTGACGCCGAAGGGAACGAACTCGCTTCGAAGGTCGACGCGTTTCGACACGGGCAAATCTTAGAGTGTTTGCCGGGTGGAAAAGAAACCTTGCCTCCTCGAACCGCGTTGCAATGCCCGGCGGACTGGTTGGAATCCGCTTCTGTCGCGACCCGAGACGCGGTGGAATCGGCGGGGATCACGCCGGAAGAAGTGGTGGGCGTCGGTGTCGATTTCACCAGTTGCACAATGTTGCCGACCAAGATCGACGGGACGCCGCTTTGCGAACTGGATGAATTTCAGGCTCGTCCGATGGCGTGGCCCAAGTTATGGAAGCATCACGGTGCACTGACGCAAGCCGAACGCATGACGGAGCTGGCTCGAGAGCGGGGCGAATCATTCTTAACGCGATACGGTGGAACCATTGGTTTGGAATGGTTCTTTCCGAAGATGTTGGAGACGATCGAAACGGATCCCGACGTGGCCGAAGCCACCGACGTTTGGTTGGAAGCGGGCGATTGGTTCGTTTGGCAACTGGTCGGCGTCGAGGCGGCTTCGCTCACACGTTCCACCTGCCAAGCAGGCTACAAGGCGATGTGGTCGGCGGACGAAGGCTACCCATCGCAGGAATATCTCGCCGCGGTGCACCCTCGATTGGCCGAAGCGGTCGCGAATCGGATGCCCGGCCAGATGCGGTCGCCCGGTGAACGCGCGGGCAACCTTTGCCAGGCAATGGCGTCAAAGTTGGGCTTACCAGAGGGCATTCCGGTTTCGACGGCAATCATCGATGCTCACTCGGGAGTTCCCGGTGTCGGCGCGGCGGAAACCGGAACCTTGGTGATGGTGTTGGGCACTAGCAGTTGTCACATGTTGAATGCAACCAACATGGTCGATATCCCCGGAGTCGCTGGTGTCGTGAACGGAGGAATTCTTCCCGGATTGTATGGCTATGAAACGGGACAGGCGGCGGTGGGAGATTCCTTCGCTTGGTTGCTCAAATTGCTGAACCTCGATTCGTTTGATCAGCTTGCGGATGATGCCTTGCAGTTGCCGCCCGGTGCGGACGGCGTGACCTGTCTGGATTGGCTCAACGGATGTCGAACGCCGCTGATGGATGGAAATGTTCGCGGTGCATTCACCGGATTGGGCATGAATCATGGGCCGGCGCATTTGTATTTGGCAATGATGGAAGCGTCCGCGTTTGGTGTCCGCTGGATCATCGAGCTGTTGCGAAACGGTGGGGAATCGAATGATGCCGGTGAAGGAGTTGCGGTCGACCAACTCATCGCCACCGGCGGATTGCCGCACCACAATCGAGCTTTCGTTGAGGTTTACGCAGATGTCCTTGGCATGCCTATCGAGATCCATCCATCGACGCAGGGACCGGCCGTCGGCGCAGCGGTGCTTGGGATGGTGGCCGCCGGAAGCGAAGTGACCGGATTCACGAACATTGCCGATGCCGCTCGGTCGATGGCTGCTGTGCCAGAAGCAAAGCGTGACCTGGTGTTGCCTCGTCCGGAACGTGTCCAGGCGTACCATGAGCTATACCAACGCTATCGAAGACTGGCCAAGGCTGTCTCCGAAAATCAAATCTGA